A DNA window from Streptomyces bacillaris contains the following coding sequences:
- a CDS encoding sugar phosphate isomerase/epimerase family protein, with the protein MTLHFGYGTNGLTDLRLDDALGLLADLGYAGVGLTLDHMHLDPLAPDLTERTRRVGHRLTSLGLRVTVETGARYVLDPRRKHGPSLLDPDPEARAARTALLVRAVDVAAELGAHAVHCFSGITPPGTAPDTAWKRLTEAITPVLDAADRTGIPLAIEPEPGHLLATLADFHHLRGLLGDPSSLGLTLDIGHCQCLEEATPAQCVRDSAPWLRHVQIEDMGRGVHEHLPFGDGEIDFPPVLAALAATGYQGLTVVELPRHSHAGPELARTSIDFLRNAMTRGAIGTSKGGAPC; encoded by the coding sequence ATGACCCTCCACTTCGGCTACGGCACCAACGGGCTCACCGACCTCCGCCTCGACGACGCCCTCGGCCTCCTCGCGGACCTCGGCTACGCGGGCGTCGGGCTGACGCTCGACCATATGCACCTGGACCCGCTGGCTCCGGACCTCACCGAGCGGACCCGCCGCGTCGGCCACCGGCTCACCTCCCTCGGGCTCCGCGTCACCGTCGAGACCGGGGCCCGCTATGTCCTGGACCCGCGCCGCAAGCACGGCCCCTCCCTCCTCGACCCGGACCCCGAGGCCCGGGCCGCCCGTACCGCGCTGCTCGTCCGGGCGGTGGACGTGGCCGCCGAACTCGGCGCGCACGCCGTCCACTGCTTCAGCGGCATCACCCCGCCCGGCACCGCGCCGGACACCGCCTGGAAACGGCTGACCGAAGCGATCACCCCCGTACTCGACGCCGCCGACCGGACCGGCATCCCCCTCGCCATCGAGCCCGAACCCGGTCACCTCCTCGCCACCCTCGCGGACTTCCACCACCTCCGGGGCCTCCTGGGCGATCCGTCGTCCCTCGGCCTCACCCTCGACATCGGCCACTGCCAGTGCCTGGAGGAGGCCACCCCCGCGCAGTGCGTGCGGGACTCCGCCCCCTGGCTCCGGCACGTCCAGATCGAGGACATGGGGCGCGGCGTCCACGAGCACCTCCCCTTCGGTGACGGCGAGATCGACTTCCCGCCCGTGCTCGCCGCCCTCGCCGCCACCGGCTACCAGGGCCTCACCGTCGTCGAGCTGCCCCGCCACTCCCACGCGGGCCCCGAACTCGCCCGCACCTCCATCGACTTCCTGCGCAACGCCATGACCAGGGGCGCCATCGGCACGAGTAAGGGCGGCGCACCGTGCTGA
- a CDS encoding SCO3242 family prenyltransferase has product MRAWSELFRVSALFSVPGDALAGAAAVGRGPGRGTALAVGASLCLYEAGMALNDWADREEDAVDRPHRPIPSGRVSPAAALGAAGVLTAAGLALAARAGRPALAVATGLAATVWAYDLRLKHTKAGPAAMAAARSLDLLLGATATAAGSGTAATARGGGDNVAARIAFVRGPLPAALALGAHTYGVTAVSRHEAQGGSTAVPLAVLATTAALGTAVLTAGRAGRTSIPAHRAARTGGPGEHRAARTNSPGEHRLAGAGGPGAHRPVLTQGPWEHGSVRAGGPGAHRPTRPHHLTPADLLLTAFTGAYLRTAGPPLLHAALNPSPPLIQRAVGGGIRAMIPLQAALAARNGAPGSGLAVMALVPLARALARKVSPT; this is encoded by the coding sequence GTGCGGGCCTGGAGCGAACTGTTCCGGGTCTCCGCACTGTTCTCCGTGCCGGGTGACGCCCTGGCCGGGGCCGCGGCGGTGGGCCGTGGCCCCGGCCGGGGTACGGCACTCGCGGTCGGCGCCTCGCTCTGCCTGTACGAGGCGGGGATGGCGCTCAACGACTGGGCGGACCGCGAGGAGGACGCCGTCGACCGCCCGCACCGGCCGATCCCCTCGGGCCGCGTCAGCCCGGCCGCCGCCCTGGGCGCGGCCGGGGTCCTGACGGCGGCGGGCCTGGCCCTCGCGGCGCGGGCCGGCCGCCCGGCGCTCGCGGTCGCCACCGGCCTGGCCGCCACGGTCTGGGCCTACGACCTCCGCCTGAAGCACACGAAGGCGGGCCCGGCGGCGATGGCCGCGGCCCGCTCCCTGGACCTGCTGCTGGGAGCGACGGCGACGGCAGCGGGAAGCGGGACGGCCGCGACCGCGCGAGGCGGGGGCGACAACGTTGCCGCGCGGATCGCCTTCGTACGCGGCCCCCTCCCCGCCGCCCTCGCGCTCGGGGCGCACACCTACGGCGTCACCGCCGTCTCCCGCCACGAGGCACAGGGAGGCTCCACCGCCGTACCGCTCGCGGTCCTGGCTACGACGGCGGCGCTCGGCACGGCCGTGCTCACGGCGGGCCGGGCAGGCCGGACCTCGATACCGGCTCACCGGGCAGCCCGGACCGGGGGACCGGGGGAGCACCGGGCGGCCCGGACGAACAGCCCGGGGGAGCACCGGCTCGCAGGGGCAGGAGGGCCGGGGGCACACCGGCCGGTACTGACCCAAGGGCCCTGGGAGCACGGGTCCGTACGGGCAGGAGGCCCAGGGGCACACCGGCCCACCCGCCCCCACCACCTCACCCCCGCCGACCTCCTGCTCACCGCGTTCACCGGCGCCTACCTCCGTACCGCTGGGCCACCCCTCCTGCACGCAGCCCTCAACCCGTCCCCGCCCCTGATCCAGCGGGCGGTCGGTGGCGGCATCCGGGCCATGATCCCGCTCCAGGCGGCGCTCGCCGCCCGTAACGGAGCGCCCGGCTCCGGCCTCGCCGTGATGGCACTCGTCCCTCTTGCCCGCGCCCTCGCCCGGAAGGTGAGCCCCACATGA
- a CDS encoding inositol-3-phosphate synthase: MTAHAAREGLTPTESSHRGADSPGHRTGVWFIGARGSVATTATAGCAAIAAGLHPPTGMVTETPPFADTGLPPLTSLVFGGHDTLDCPLTKRAEALAEAGVLPHRLPTAVRSELDAADAEIRPGGPLPGDTRTDQQLIAAFAADLTDFAHRHDLARTVVVNVASTEPAPGPDDPGLPASSLYAAAALRAGCSYVNFTPSTGLRAPELADDVAACGLPHAGRDGKTGQTLLRSVLAPMFLQRALPVRAWSGSNLLGGGDGAALADPAAAAAKNAGKERVLTDTFGTAPEGEVHIDDVPAMGEWKTAWDHIAFDGFLGSRMILQTIWQGCDSALAAPLVLDLARLLARAHEAGLSGPRPELGFYFKDPDGGTSAALAEQYATLLAFAERLRGMA, from the coding sequence GTGACCGCACACGCCGCTCGTGAAGGCCTTACGCCCACGGAGAGTTCACACCGTGGAGCCGACAGCCCGGGCCACCGGACGGGCGTCTGGTTCATCGGAGCACGCGGCTCCGTCGCCACGACCGCCACCGCGGGGTGCGCGGCCATCGCGGCGGGCCTCCACCCGCCCACCGGCATGGTCACCGAGACGCCCCCCTTCGCCGACACCGGGCTGCCGCCCCTGACCTCCCTGGTCTTCGGCGGCCACGACACCCTGGACTGCCCCCTCACCAAACGGGCCGAGGCGCTGGCCGAAGCCGGCGTACTGCCCCACCGCCTCCCCACCGCCGTACGGTCCGAACTCGACGCCGCCGACGCCGAGATCCGCCCCGGCGGACCGCTCCCCGGCGACACCCGCACCGACCAGCAGCTCATCGCCGCGTTCGCCGCCGACCTCACCGACTTCGCCCACCGCCACGACCTGGCCCGCACCGTCGTCGTCAACGTCGCCTCCACCGAACCCGCCCCCGGACCCGACGACCCCGGGCTCCCCGCCAGCTCCCTCTACGCGGCCGCCGCCCTCCGGGCCGGCTGCTCCTACGTCAACTTCACCCCCTCCACGGGCCTGCGCGCCCCCGAGCTGGCCGACGATGTCGCCGCCTGCGGACTTCCCCACGCGGGACGCGACGGCAAGACCGGCCAGACGCTGCTCCGCTCCGTGCTCGCCCCGATGTTCCTCCAGCGCGCCCTGCCCGTACGGGCCTGGTCCGGGTCGAACCTGCTGGGCGGCGGGGACGGGGCAGCCCTGGCCGACCCGGCCGCGGCCGCCGCCAAGAACGCGGGAAAGGAGCGCGTCCTCACCGACACCTTCGGCACCGCCCCCGAGGGCGAGGTCCACATCGACGACGTCCCCGCGATGGGCGAGTGGAAGACGGCCTGGGACCACATCGCCTTCGACGGCTTCCTCGGCTCCCGGATGATCCTCCAGACCATCTGGCAGGGGTGCGACTCGGCCCTGGCCGCCCCGCTCGTCCTGGACCTGGCCCGGCTGCTGGCCCGCGCGCACGAGGCGGGACTCAGCGGCCCCCGCCCGGAGCTGGGCTTCTACTTCAAGGACCCGGACGGCGGCACCTCGGCCGCGCTCGCGGAGCAGTACGCCACCCTGCTGGCCTTCGCCGAGCGGCTGCGGGGCATGGCGTGA
- a CDS encoding ThuA domain-containing protein gives MHRTRKRLLARTRVRKTLALFTGGLLAAATLTLGSAPGATAHPGHPGHDAPVAEDFQQVTLAKGVEETGEPMSLAVLPDRSVLHTSRGGELRITDSAGNTRISGTLPVYTHDEEGLQGVGVDPDFAENRAIYLFYAPPLDTPPGDAPETGTAADFAKFEGVNRLSRFVLDEDGTLDTASEKKVLDVPTSRGICCHVGGDIDFDKDGNLYLSTGDDTNPFASDGFTPIDERPDRNPAFDAQRTSGNTNDLRGKILRIKVAEDGSYTIPEGNLFEPGTEKTRPEIYAMGFRNPFRFSVDQATGVLYVGDYGPDAGAADAKRGPSGKVEFARVTKAGNFGWPYCVGDNEPYIDYDFATKVSGAAFDCANLKNESPHNTGLVDLPPAEAAWIPYDGGSLPEFGSGSESPMGGPVYRYDADLDSPVKFPEAYDGDFFAGEFGRRWIKRIEQDADGTVQSINDVPWSGTQIMDMAFGPDGALYVLDYGLAWFGGDENSALYRIENATGGRSPIAEASANKTSGTAPLKVKFSSAGTSDGDGDPLTYSWDFGDGGTSTAADPTYTYKKNGTYVATVTAEDPTGRTGSASVHITVGNTAPTVELVLPEDGQLFEFGDSVPFKVNVSDPEDGTIDCTKVEVKFTLGHDSHGHDITTEHGCEGTIKTAMEGGHDPNANIYGGISATYTDNGGGGQAKLTGRDQARLQPRHRQAEHFDNSSGVTTPSKASAHGGKTVGDIHNDDWISFKTYVLAGTTKLTARISSAGSGGFLEVRTGSPTGKILGSGPVPVTGSWDTFQDIDIPLRGAPKKQTELFLVFKGGDGALYDIDDFELSNTPVDKTAKRVLVFSKTAGFRHDSIPAGIAALKEIGKDTNITVDSTESAAQFTTSNLARYDAVAFLSTTGDVLNADQQKAFENYVATGGGYVGIHAAADTEYDWEFYGGLVGAYFDSHPQIQSATVRVEDHDHPATAHLDEEWERTDEWYNYRTNPRGQAKVLATLDETTYTGGNMKGDHPISWCQTYQGGRSFYTGLGHTKESYAEPAFRQHLSGGLRYATGQVKADCKPGKDYRPLFNGKTLEGWKQAGPGKFTVSDGALHSEGGMGLLYYQAKELKAYSLKLDWKMAGDDNSGVFVGFPESDDPWSAVNNGYEIQIDATDAADRTTGAVYGFKSANIKARDRVLRPPGQWNSYEIKVQGERLQIFLNGAKINDFTNTDPARSLKDGYIGLQNHGADDQVSFRNIQLKELPST, from the coding sequence GTGCACAGAACCAGAAAGCGGCTCCTGGCCCGGACCCGCGTCCGCAAAACGCTCGCGCTCTTCACCGGCGGCCTGCTCGCCGCCGCGACCCTGACCCTCGGCTCCGCCCCCGGCGCCACCGCCCACCCCGGCCACCCGGGCCACGACGCGCCCGTGGCGGAGGACTTCCAGCAGGTCACCCTCGCCAAGGGCGTGGAGGAGACCGGCGAGCCCATGTCGCTCGCCGTCCTCCCCGACCGCAGCGTCCTCCACACCTCGCGCGGCGGCGAGCTGCGGATCACCGACAGCGCCGGCAACACCAGGATCTCCGGCACCCTCCCCGTGTACACGCACGACGAGGAAGGCCTGCAAGGCGTCGGCGTCGACCCCGACTTCGCCGAGAACCGGGCCATCTACCTCTTCTACGCACCTCCGTTGGACACCCCGCCCGGCGACGCACCGGAGACCGGCACCGCCGCCGACTTCGCGAAATTCGAAGGCGTCAACCGGCTCTCCCGCTTCGTGCTCGACGAGGACGGCACGCTCGACACCGCCAGCGAGAAGAAGGTCCTCGACGTCCCCACCTCGCGCGGCATCTGCTGCCACGTCGGCGGTGACATCGACTTCGACAAGGACGGCAACCTCTACCTCTCGACCGGCGACGACACCAATCCCTTCGCCTCCGACGGCTTCACCCCGATCGACGAACGCCCCGACCGCAACCCGGCGTTCGACGCCCAGCGCACCTCCGGCAACACCAACGACCTGCGCGGCAAGATCCTGCGCATCAAGGTGGCCGAGGACGGCTCGTACACCATCCCCGAGGGCAACCTCTTCGAGCCCGGCACGGAGAAGACCCGCCCCGAGATCTACGCGATGGGCTTCCGCAACCCGTTCCGCTTCTCCGTCGACCAGGCCACCGGCGTCCTGTACGTCGGTGACTACGGCCCCGACGCGGGCGCCGCCGACGCCAAGCGCGGCCCGTCCGGCAAGGTCGAGTTCGCCCGGGTGACGAAGGCCGGCAACTTCGGCTGGCCGTACTGCGTCGGTGACAACGAGCCGTACATCGACTACGACTTCGCCACCAAGGTCTCCGGCGCCGCCTTCGACTGCGCCAACCTCAAGAACGAGTCGCCGCACAACACCGGCCTCGTCGACCTGCCGCCCGCCGAGGCCGCCTGGATCCCGTACGACGGCGGTTCGCTGCCCGAGTTCGGCTCCGGCTCCGAGTCCCCGATGGGCGGACCGGTCTACCGCTACGACGCCGACCTCGACTCGCCGGTCAAGTTCCCCGAGGCGTACGACGGCGACTTCTTCGCCGGAGAGTTCGGCCGCCGCTGGATCAAGCGCATCGAGCAGGACGCCGACGGTACGGTCCAGTCGATCAACGACGTGCCGTGGTCCGGCACCCAGATCATGGACATGGCCTTCGGCCCCGACGGGGCGCTGTACGTCCTGGACTACGGACTCGCCTGGTTCGGCGGCGACGAGAACTCCGCGCTCTACCGCATCGAGAACGCCACCGGAGGCCGCTCGCCCATCGCGGAGGCCTCGGCGAACAAGACCTCCGGCACCGCGCCCCTGAAGGTGAAGTTCTCCTCCGCCGGCACCTCCGACGGCGACGGCGACCCGCTCACGTACTCCTGGGACTTCGGTGACGGCGGCACCTCCACGGCCGCCGACCCCACGTACACGTACAAGAAGAACGGTACGTACGTGGCGACCGTCACCGCCGAGGACCCGACCGGCCGCACCGGCTCGGCCAGCGTCCACATCACCGTCGGCAACACCGCCCCGACCGTGGAGCTGGTGCTCCCCGAGGACGGCCAGCTCTTCGAGTTCGGTGACTCCGTCCCCTTCAAGGTGAACGTCAGCGACCCCGAGGACGGGACCATCGACTGCACGAAGGTCGAGGTCAAGTTCACCCTGGGCCACGACAGCCACGGCCACGACATCACCACCGAGCACGGCTGCGAAGGCACCATCAAGACCGCCATGGAAGGCGGCCACGACCCCAACGCCAATATCTACGGCGGCATTTCGGCCACCTACACCGACAACGGCGGTGGCGGCCAGGCCAAGCTGACCGGCAGGGACCAGGCGCGCCTCCAGCCCCGGCACCGGCAGGCCGAGCACTTCGACAACTCCTCCGGCGTCACCACACCGAGCAAGGCGAGCGCCCACGGCGGCAAGACCGTCGGGGACATCCACAACGACGACTGGATCTCCTTCAAGACCTACGTCCTGGCGGGCACCACCAAGCTCACCGCCCGTATCTCGTCGGCCGGTTCGGGCGGCTTCCTCGAAGTCCGCACCGGATCGCCCACCGGCAAGATCCTCGGCTCCGGCCCGGTCCCGGTGACCGGCAGCTGGGACACCTTCCAGGACATCGACATCCCGCTGCGCGGAGCACCGAAGAAGCAGACCGAACTCTTCCTCGTCTTCAAGGGCGGCGACGGAGCCCTCTACGACATCGACGACTTCGAACTCTCCAACACCCCGGTCGACAAGACCGCCAAGCGCGTCCTGGTCTTCTCCAAGACCGCCGGATTCCGCCATGACTCCATCCCGGCCGGCATCGCCGCGCTGAAGGAGATCGGCAAGGACACCAACATCACGGTCGACTCCACCGAGTCCGCCGCCCAGTTCACCACCAGCAACCTCGCCCGCTACGACGCCGTCGCCTTCCTCTCCACCACCGGTGACGTTCTCAACGCCGATCAGCAGAAGGCCTTCGAGAACTACGTGGCCACCGGCGGCGGTTACGTCGGCATCCACGCGGCCGCCGACACCGAGTACGACTGGGAGTTCTACGGCGGCCTCGTCGGCGCCTACTTCGACTCCCACCCGCAGATCCAGTCCGCCACCGTCCGCGTCGAGGACCACGACCATCCGGCCACCGCGCACCTGGACGAGGAGTGGGAGCGCACCGACGAGTGGTACAACTACCGCACCAACCCCCGTGGCCAGGCAAAGGTGTTGGCGACCCTCGACGAGACCACCTACACCGGCGGCAACATGAAGGGGGACCACCCGATCTCCTGGTGCCAGACCTACCAGGGCGGCCGCTCCTTCTACACCGGCCTCGGCCACACCAAGGAGTCCTACGCCGAACCGGCCTTCCGCCAGCACCTGTCGGGCGGACTGCGCTACGCCACCGGCCAGGTGAAGGCCGACTGCAAGCCCGGCAAGGACTACCGGCCCCTCTTCAACGGCAAGACGCTGGAAGGCTGGAAGCAGGCGGGCCCCGGCAAGTTCACCGTCAGTGACGGCGCCCTGCACTCCGAGGGCGGCATGGGCCTCCTCTACTACCAGGCCAAGGAGCTGAAGGCGTACTCGCTCAAGCTCGACTGGAAGATGGCCGGCGACGACAACTCCGGTGTCTTCGTGGGCTTCCCGGAGTCCGACGACCCCTGGTCGGCGGTGAACAACGGCTACGAGATCCAGATCGACGCCACCGATGCCGCCGACCGCACCACAGGAGCCGTCTACGGCTTCAAGTCCGCGAACATCAAGGCCCGTGACCGCGTCCTGCGGCCCCCGGGCCAGTGGAACAGCTACGAGATCAAGGTCCAGGGCGAACGTCTGCAGATCTTCCTCAACGGAGCGAAGATCAACGACTTCACCAACACCGACCCGGCCCGCAGCCTGAAGGACGGCTACATCGGCCTCCAGAACCACGGAGCCGACGACCAGGTGTCCTTCCGCAACATCCAACTGAAGGAGCTGCCCTCGACGTAG
- a CDS encoding sugar phosphate isomerase/epimerase family protein — protein MPRPFTLFTGQWADLPLEEVCKHARDFGYDGLELACWGDHFEVDKALADPGYLKSRHQLLDRYGLKCFAISNHLVGQAVCDHPIDERHQGILPARIWGDGEAEGVRQRAAAEIADTARAAAAFGLDTVVGFTGSSIWHLVAMFPPVPPHMIERGYEDFAERWNPVLDVFDAEGVRFAHEVHPSEIAYDYWTTKRALEAVDHRPAFGLNFDPSHFVWQDLDPVGFLYDFRDRIYHVDCKEARKRLDGRNGRLGSHLPWGDPRRGWDFVSAGHGDVPWEDVFRMLRSIGYEGPVSVEWEDAGMDRLTGAPEALASLKRYDFDPPTASFDAAFGGGE, from the coding sequence ATGCCCCGCCCCTTCACCCTCTTCACCGGCCAGTGGGCCGACCTCCCGCTGGAGGAGGTCTGCAAGCACGCCCGCGACTTCGGTTACGACGGGCTCGAACTCGCCTGCTGGGGCGATCACTTCGAGGTCGACAAGGCGCTCGCGGACCCCGGCTATCTGAAGAGCAGGCACCAACTGCTCGACAGGTACGGCCTGAAGTGCTTCGCCATCTCCAACCACCTGGTGGGCCAGGCCGTCTGCGACCATCCGATCGACGAACGCCACCAGGGCATCCTGCCCGCCCGCATCTGGGGCGACGGGGAGGCCGAAGGCGTACGGCAGCGTGCCGCCGCCGAGATCGCGGACACCGCGCGGGCGGCCGCCGCCTTCGGGCTCGACACCGTCGTCGGGTTCACCGGCTCCTCGATCTGGCACCTGGTCGCGATGTTCCCGCCGGTCCCGCCGCACATGATCGAGCGCGGCTACGAGGACTTCGCGGAGCGCTGGAACCCGGTCCTGGACGTCTTCGACGCGGAGGGGGTGCGCTTCGCCCACGAGGTGCACCCGAGCGAGATCGCGTACGACTACTGGACCACCAAGCGCGCCCTCGAAGCGGTCGACCACCGGCCCGCGTTCGGGCTGAACTTCGACCCGAGCCACTTCGTCTGGCAGGACCTGGACCCGGTGGGCTTCCTCTACGACTTCCGGGACCGGATCTACCACGTGGACTGCAAGGAGGCCCGCAAGCGGCTCGACGGCCGCAACGGGCGCCTCGGCTCGCATCTGCCGTGGGGCGACCCCCGGCGCGGCTGGGACTTCGTCTCCGCCGGGCACGGCGACGTGCCCTGGGAGGACGTGTTCCGGATGCTCCGGTCCATCGGCTACGAGGGGCCCGTCTCGGTCGAGTGGGAGGACGCGGGCATGGACCGGCTGACCGGCGCCCCGGAAGCGCTGGCCAGCCTGAAGCGGTACGACTTCGACCCGCCCACGGCCTCCTTCGACGCGGCCTTCGGCGGCGGCGAGTAG
- a CDS encoding Gfo/Idh/MocA family protein — MVGYAFMGAAHSQGWRTAGHVFDLPVRPALAAICGRDRARVDAAAARHGWAAAETDWRALIARDDVQLVDICTPGDSHAEIAIAALEAGKHVLCEKPLANTVAEAEAMVRAAEAARARGQVAMVGFNYRKVPAITYARQLIAEGRLGTLRHVRASYLQDWLVDPASPLTWRLKREHAGSGALGDLGAHIVDLAQYLAGELLTGVSAVSETFVRERPLLAGASAGLSGSADTAGLGEVTVDDAALFTGRLASGALASFEATRMAAGRKNALRLEINGELGSLAFDLERLNELSFHDHTEPAATSGFRRILVTEPEHPYLEAWWPPGHGLGYEHTFVHQARDVIRTIAEGTEPRPSFADGLQVQRVLAAVEESAAKNSVHTAVPS; from the coding sequence ATGGTCGGCTACGCGTTCATGGGCGCCGCCCACTCCCAGGGGTGGCGCACCGCCGGACACGTCTTCGACCTGCCGGTGCGCCCCGCTCTCGCCGCGATCTGCGGGCGCGACCGGGCGAGGGTCGACGCCGCGGCCGCCCGGCACGGCTGGGCGGCCGCCGAGACCGACTGGCGGGCGCTGATCGCCCGGGACGATGTGCAGCTGGTCGACATCTGCACCCCGGGCGACAGCCATGCGGAGATCGCCATCGCCGCCCTGGAGGCGGGCAAGCACGTGCTGTGCGAGAAGCCGCTCGCCAACACGGTGGCCGAGGCGGAAGCCATGGTCCGGGCCGCCGAGGCGGCGAGGGCCCGGGGCCAGGTGGCGATGGTGGGCTTCAACTACCGCAAGGTGCCCGCCATCACGTACGCCCGGCAGCTCATCGCGGAGGGCCGCCTCGGCACCCTGCGCCACGTACGCGCAAGCTACCTGCAGGACTGGCTGGTCGACCCGGCCTCCCCGCTCACCTGGCGGCTCAAGCGCGAGCACGCGGGCTCGGGCGCGCTGGGAGACCTGGGGGCGCACATCGTCGACCTCGCCCAGTACCTGGCGGGGGAGCTGCTGACGGGGGTCTCCGCCGTGTCCGAGACCTTCGTACGGGAGCGGCCCCTGCTCGCCGGAGCGTCGGCGGGGCTCTCCGGTAGCGCGGACACGGCTGGGCTGGGCGAAGTGACCGTGGACGACGCCGCGTTGTTCACCGGTCGCCTCGCCTCCGGGGCGCTCGCTTCCTTCGAGGCGACCCGGATGGCGGCCGGCCGCAAGAACGCGCTGCGGCTGGAGATCAACGGGGAGCTGGGCTCGCTCGCCTTCGACCTGGAGCGGCTCAACGAGCTGTCCTTCCACGACCACACCGAGCCCGCCGCCACCTCCGGCTTCCGCCGCATCCTGGTCACCGAGCCCGAACACCCCTACCTGGAGGCCTGGTGGCCGCCGGGCCACGGCCTCGGCTACGAGCACACCTTCGTCCACCAGGCCCGTGACGTGATCCGCACGATCGCCGAAGGCACCGAGCCCCGGCCCTCGTTCGCGGACGGCCTCCAGGTGCAGCGGGTGCTCGCCGCCGTCGAGGAGAGCGCCGCCAAGAACTCCGTACACACCGCCGTCCCCTCCTAG